Proteins encoded together in one Octopus bimaculoides isolate UCB-OBI-ISO-001 chromosome 24, ASM119413v2, whole genome shotgun sequence window:
- the LOC106871938 gene encoding uncharacterized protein LOC106871938 — protein MTPFWPFLFNDPTVSWVRQDDISLTESLEFEPQKQKWSKKRRLILAGIILLFLALVAGLIAAIILLTKSDTVDPVKRTIKADLYFNEIYKKEYADPENKLTIEKRREITETHT, from the exons ATGACACCATTTTGGCCGTTTTTATTTAATGATCCAACTGTCAGCTGGGTTCGACAAGATGATATCAGCCTGACTGAAAGTTTGGAGTTCGAACCTCAGAAGCAGAAATGGTCAAAGAAAAGGCGATTGATTCTTGCCGGCATTATTCTGCTTTTCCTGGCTCTTGTTGCAGGATTAATCGCAGCCATTATTCTTTTAACAAAATCCGATACAG TTGATCCAGTGAAAAGGACGATAAAGGCGGACCTGTACTTCAACGAAATTTACAAGAAGGAATATGCAGATCCGGAAAACAAACTAACGATAGAAAAACGACGGGAAATTACTGAAACG CACACATGA